In Candidatus Hydrogenedens sp., the genomic stretch ATCCAGTCAAAAATTATGGAGGATTGTATGTTTGAATAGCAATAGATACGGATTAATGAACGAGCAAAGGCAATGGATTGACCAATGGTGCACCAAAAATACAGAACTTATACCGACATTTATGGCTTGTCATATTCCAATTTATCAATACCATACTATATGGGAAAATAAAATAGCCTCAGGCGTAAAATTCGAAAATGTCTGTTATGAAAAAGAACAGGGTGAATCATTAGCTTTTCTAAAGAAAATTCCTGGACTTAAAGCATGTATTTGTGGGCATGACCATGTAAATGATTATTCGGGCGTTATTGAAGATGTTGATTTAATCTATGGACGCGCAACAGGAAAAGGGGGATATGGCTCCGATAGCGTTCCTAAAGGCGGTAAACTTTATTCTCTATATCCATCTACTGGTGAATATGATTGGGTATCCATTACACCAAACAATAAAAGATGGCACCCTGTAAAAGGGACACAAATAGAAAAAATAGAAGAACTTCCCTGGCAAGACGAACTCGAGAAAGAGTAGAAACTACTTTATTGAATTATCCCCGTTATATGGATTATGAATGACAATAACAGGATGAGCTACTATCCCTTTTTCTGTTTCGCGAATAAGAAATTCTACATCTTGACCTATATACAAATCCTGATAATTATGATTAGATAGCGCAGAGAAATGGAAAAAAACATTATTGGGAAAATCAGGAGATGAAATAAATCCATATCCTTCTTTCAAAGAATGAATTTTCCCTTTAATATATGACTTCACATAATTGTTTTGGGGTTCTTCTTTTAATTCAAAAAATAGACTTAATATTTCAGGGTCATCTTTCTGCAAACCTTCTTCAATTAACAAGTGCATTTTCAAAGGATAGGTGGAGATATTTAAAAGTTCTGTTGATGTTAATGTAGATTGTTCCATTCCGGTTTCATCGGTATATTTAAAATCCCATCCTAAAATCATAACTTTTGCACCTGCTGATTGTGCTTTCTTTACAAGTGGAATAAAATCAGCATCTCCTGTAATTAAGACAAGTATATCCAATTCTTTATGAATAACAGATTCATAGGCTTCTAATGCAAACCATACATCAATACCTGTCTCATGTCGCTTATCACTTTTTGTTTTAATAGGCAAATAGTGCGTAACTATACCTTCACTCATTAAAATATCCTCGAAAACACGCTCTGAATAAAGTCTTCCTTCAAGTTCGGCATCTTTAGCCGATAATCTACCCCTAAAGAAATGAGCGGTTACAATATGTACATAGCGTCTATTCGTATTTTCAAATTCTGCAACTCTATTGCGAATAAATTCATGCAATCCACCAATAGACATTCTCTTTCGAGGTGGATGAACATATCTATAGTAGGTGCTTACATGAAAAAAGAAATTACCGTCGTAAAAAATGCCAATTTTTTTGATATTTTTGTTTTCCATAATATTATTTTATGTTTTTATTTATTGTGTTTATATATAACCTCTCGTATTGAGGTATTATTTTATCAACACTAAAATATTTTCTTACTCTTTCTATACTTCTTTTACCAATATCTTTCTTTAATTTCTTGTCAAAT encodes the following:
- a CDS encoding NYN domain-containing protein — translated: MENKNIKKIGIFYDGNFFFHVSTYYRYVHPPRKRMSIGGLHEFIRNRVAEFENTNRRYVHIVTAHFFRGRLSAKDAELEGRLYSERVFEDILMSEGIVTHYLPIKTKSDKRHETGIDVWFALEAYESVIHKELDILVLITGDADFIPLVKKAQSAGAKVMILGWDFKYTDETGMEQSTLTSTELLNISTYPLKMHLLIEEGLQKDDPEILSLFFELKEEPQNNYVKSYIKGKIHSLKEGYGFISSPDFPNNVFFHFSALSNHNYQDLYIGQDVEFLIRETEKGIVAHPVIVIHNPYNGDNSIK